From a region of the Streptomyces venezuelae genome:
- a CDS encoding phosphotransferase family protein, producing MNANEKADGMGTDLEQQGWGATRAWVEKGLPGAERIERAVRLRGGWTSEMRRLDLGGPGGRRSLVLRSFVKPFYARHAEGLLTREAAILRLLGDTDVPAATPVAVDATAQYCDHPSLLMSLLPGTVRVDDQGADERAALLARQLVRIHQLPVAERHRPRTYQAWTSPERVTPPADTGRPELWQRAVDVIRRDPPEYRGRFLHRDFHPGNVLFTGADADLRISGVVDWVETSWGPADLDVAHCSTALALLHGVPAGMGFADRYAAAGGTLTEDRAAHLYWRLLDALGFAPDAEKVAVPWRELGRTDLTARVLTQRLEDYVHALFERYA from the coding sequence ATGAATGCGAACGAGAAGGCCGACGGCATGGGCACGGATCTCGAACAGCAGGGCTGGGGCGCCACGCGCGCCTGGGTGGAGAAGGGGTTACCCGGGGCCGAACGCATCGAGCGGGCCGTACGTCTGCGCGGTGGCTGGACGTCGGAGATGCGGCGTCTGGACCTCGGCGGCCCGGGCGGCCGGCGCTCGCTCGTCCTGCGGTCCTTCGTCAAGCCGTTCTACGCCCGGCACGCGGAGGGCCTGCTGACCCGTGAAGCGGCGATCCTGCGTCTGCTCGGCGACACGGACGTGCCCGCGGCCACGCCGGTGGCGGTGGACGCGACGGCGCAGTACTGCGACCACCCCTCCCTGCTGATGTCCCTGCTGCCGGGTACCGTGCGGGTGGACGACCAGGGCGCCGACGAGCGCGCCGCACTGCTGGCCCGCCAGCTCGTGCGGATCCATCAGCTGCCCGTCGCCGAGCGACACCGGCCCCGCACCTATCAGGCCTGGACCTCTCCCGAGCGCGTGACCCCGCCCGCGGACACCGGGCGGCCCGAGCTCTGGCAGCGGGCGGTCGACGTGATCCGCCGGGATCCGCCGGAGTACCGGGGCCGCTTCCTGCACCGGGACTTCCATCCCGGGAACGTCCTGTTCACCGGCGCGGACGCGGACCTGCGGATCAGCGGCGTCGTCGACTGGGTGGAAACCTCCTGGGGGCCCGCCGACCTGGACGTGGCGCACTGCTCGACGGCCCTCGCCCTGCTGCACGGGGTTCCCGCGGGGATGGGCTTCGCGGACCGCTACGCCGCTGCGGGAGGAACCCTGACCGAGGACCGCGCCGCCCACCTCTACTGGCGCCTCCTGGACGCCCTGGGCTTCGCTCCGGACGCCGAGAAGGTCGCCGTGCCCTGGCGCGAACTCGGCCGCACCGACCTGACGGCCCGCGTCCTGACGCAGCGACTGGAGGACTACGTCCACGCCCTCTTCGAGAGGTACGCCTGA
- a CDS encoding DMT family transporter, producing MGVVLPVLFALFAAFSNALATVLQRRAALTVPQSDGFRIGLVLDLLRRPLWIGGILAVIAAGAGQALALATGALALVQPLFVLELPLALLIASLMTRQRLPRALWLAVAGVVAGLGVALVAASPMGNRTDVPPERWVVALTASAVVVAALAVAGLRLPPGRARAGALGAATAVCYALTAALMKSAVHVLDDDGFVAFLTTWETYAFGASGICALLLLEHAMQGGPLVASQPALTLGDASISIALGVVLYEEHLRSGWWLLPQLLGIALICAGVMALARAGEGAP from the coding sequence ATGGGCGTCGTCCTGCCGGTCCTCTTCGCGCTGTTCGCGGCGTTCAGCAACGCGCTCGCCACCGTGCTCCAGCGGCGCGCGGCGCTCACCGTGCCGCAGAGCGACGGCTTCCGCATCGGTCTGGTCCTCGACCTGCTGCGGCGCCCGCTGTGGATCGGCGGCATCCTGGCCGTGATCGCGGCGGGGGCCGGGCAGGCCCTCGCGCTGGCCACCGGCGCGCTGGCGCTCGTACAGCCCCTGTTCGTGCTGGAGCTGCCGCTCGCGCTGCTGATCGCCTCGCTGATGACGCGGCAGCGGCTGCCGCGGGCGCTGTGGCTGGCCGTGGCGGGGGTGGTGGCGGGGCTCGGGGTCGCGCTCGTGGCCGCCTCGCCGATGGGCAACCGGACGGACGTGCCGCCCGAGCGCTGGGTGGTGGCCCTGACGGCGAGCGCGGTCGTCGTGGCCGCCCTGGCCGTGGCCGGGCTGCGGCTGCCGCCGGGCCGCGCCCGGGCCGGCGCTCTGGGCGCGGCCACGGCCGTCTGTTACGCGCTCACCGCAGCGCTGATGAAGTCCGCGGTGCACGTCCTCGACGACGACGGTTTTGTCGCCTTCCTGACGACCTGGGAGACGTACGCCTTCGGGGCGAGCGGCATCTGCGCCCTGCTCCTGCTGGAACACGCCATGCAGGGCGGCCCGCTGGTCGCCTCGCAGCCCGCGCTGACGCTCGGCGACGCGAGCATCAGCATCGCGCTGGGGGTGGTGCTGTACGAGGAACACCTGCGGTCGGGCTGGTGGCTGCTCCCCCAGCTGCTGGGCATCGCCCTGATCTGCGCGGGCGTGATGGCGCTGGCCCGCGCCGGGGAGGGCGCGCCCTGA
- a CDS encoding Asp/Glu racemase, with amino-acid sequence MSPRTYRIGQIVPSSNVTMETEVPAILRARQAVAPDERFTFHSSRMRMTHVTPEQLRAMDADSDRCAMELSDARVDVLGYACLVAIMSMGLGYHRTSEQRLHTRTAENGAPAPVVTSAGALVHGLHTLGARKIVLLAPYMRPLTRTVVDYLTHEGIEVLDHQALEIPDNLDVAAHDPARLPGLARELEYADADAVVLSACVQMPSLGAVEEAEQLLGKPVVSAAVCTAHQLLRSLDLDAVAPGAGHLLSGAYARTPLPTA; translated from the coding sequence CACCATGGAGACGGAGGTCCCGGCCATCCTCCGGGCCCGCCAGGCCGTCGCACCCGACGAACGCTTCACCTTCCACTCCAGCCGGATGCGCATGACCCACGTGACCCCGGAACAGCTCAGGGCCATGGACGCCGACTCCGACCGCTGCGCCATGGAACTCTCCGACGCCCGGGTCGACGTGCTCGGCTACGCCTGCCTGGTGGCCATCATGAGCATGGGCCTCGGCTACCACCGCACCTCGGAGCAGCGCCTGCACACCCGGACCGCCGAGAACGGCGCCCCCGCCCCGGTCGTCACCAGCGCCGGAGCCCTCGTCCACGGACTGCACACCCTCGGTGCCCGGAAGATCGTGCTGCTGGCCCCCTACATGCGCCCGCTCACCAGGACCGTCGTGGACTACCTGACGCACGAGGGCATCGAGGTCCTGGACCACCAGGCCCTGGAGATCCCCGACAACCTCGACGTCGCCGCCCACGACCCGGCCAGGCTGCCCGGTCTGGCACGGGAGCTGGAGTACGCCGATGCCGACGCGGTCGTGCTCTCGGCCTGCGTGCAGATGCCCTCGCTCGGCGCCGTCGAGGAGGCCGAGCAGCTCCTGGGCAAGCCGGTGGTGTCCGCCGCGGTCTGCACGGCCCACCAGCTGCTGCGGTCCCTGGACCTGGACGCGGTGGCACCGGGGGCGGGCCACCTGCTCTCCGGCGCGTACGCCCGGACCCCGCTGCCGACTGCCTGA
- a CDS encoding sigma-70 family RNA polymerase sigma factor: MAGPLWPRTRRGSTDEALIKSVYEEHGHALLAYATRLTGDRAAAEDVVQETLIRAWRHSEVLVNGKGSVRGWLLTVARNIITDRYRAKAARPPEVSGASSAPPVEADHADSVVDSMTVLGALDQLSPEHRDVLKELYYRQLSVAEAADSLGIPAGTVKSRSHYALKALRDVFKSDGFRDIGSREGKRSGRPPQQPAGLREVVA, translated from the coding sequence ATGGCCGGACCACTGTGGCCCCGCACTCGGCGGGGCTCGACCGATGAGGCACTGATCAAGTCGGTGTACGAGGAGCACGGTCACGCCCTGCTCGCGTACGCCACCCGGCTGACCGGGGACCGTGCCGCCGCCGAGGACGTCGTACAGGAGACGCTGATCCGGGCCTGGCGCCACTCCGAGGTGCTGGTCAACGGAAAGGGCTCGGTGCGCGGCTGGCTGCTCACGGTGGCCCGCAACATCATCACCGACCGCTACCGGGCCAAGGCCGCCCGGCCGCCCGAGGTCTCGGGGGCCTCGTCCGCCCCTCCGGTGGAGGCGGACCACGCCGATTCCGTGGTGGACAGCATGACGGTCCTGGGGGCCCTCGACCAGCTGTCACCGGAACACCGCGACGTCCTGAAGGAGTTGTACTACCGACAGCTCAGCGTCGCGGAGGCGGCCGACAGCCTCGGCATCCCGGCGGGTACGGTCAAATCTCGCTCGCACTACGCCCTCAAGGCGCTGCGCGACGTGTTCAAGAGCGACGGATTCAGGGACATCGGTTCCAGAGAAGGAAAGCGATCGGGCAGGCCGCCCCAGCAGCCCGCCGGACTGCGTGAGGTGGTGGCATGA
- a CDS encoding RimK family alpha-L-glutamate ligase translates to MRLCFLVEEHYRHDGMPNEVIRQLTAWGHQVDVVRPGGSLLRMTEVVDAGAHDAWVLKTVSGGPGLTLLEAAAAAGTTTVNDARSIRGVRDKALAAALGRGRGLPLPPTYAVAVPELLREVPAAEYPLVVKPADGSSGRAVHLVSSPERLEALLPVLAGEGLLIAQPYVPNSGTDIKVYAVGGELFATERCSPLHPDPSVRERRVPLSAEVAAIAAQVGAVYGLDLYGVDVLLGPDGPVVVDVNDFPSFRQVPDAAARVARAVLELARAGGRAQPPEPVALPRPLPLPIPAQVSAMGGDGA, encoded by the coding sequence ATGAGGCTCTGCTTCCTGGTGGAGGAGCACTACCGCCACGACGGCATGCCGAACGAGGTGATCCGGCAGCTGACCGCGTGGGGGCACCAGGTCGACGTCGTGCGCCCGGGCGGCTCGCTCCTGCGCATGACCGAGGTGGTGGACGCGGGTGCGCACGACGCGTGGGTCCTCAAGACGGTGTCCGGCGGCCCGGGTCTGACGCTGCTCGAAGCCGCCGCCGCGGCCGGGACGACCACCGTCAACGACGCCCGGTCGATCCGTGGCGTCCGGGACAAGGCGCTGGCCGCCGCCCTCGGGCGCGGCCGGGGGCTCCCGCTGCCGCCGACGTACGCCGTGGCCGTCCCCGAACTGCTCAGGGAGGTCCCGGCGGCGGAGTACCCGCTCGTCGTCAAACCCGCCGACGGCAGCTCGGGGCGGGCCGTGCACCTGGTGTCCTCGCCGGAACGGCTGGAGGCGCTGCTGCCCGTACTCGCGGGCGAAGGCCTGCTCATCGCCCAGCCGTACGTACCCAACTCGGGCACGGACATCAAGGTGTACGCGGTCGGCGGGGAGCTGTTCGCGACGGAACGGTGCTCGCCGCTGCACCCCGACCCGTCGGTGCGGGAGCGCCGCGTGCCGCTGTCGGCCGAGGTGGCGGCGATCGCCGCCCAGGTGGGGGCGGTCTACGGTCTGGACCTGTACGGCGTGGACGTGCTGCTGGGCCCGGACGGGCCGGTGGTCGTCGACGTGAACGACTTCCCGAGCTTCCGTCAGGTGCCGGACGCGGCCGCACGGGTGGCCCGGGCGGTCCTGGAACTGGCGCGGGCGGGCGGCCGCGCACAGCCGCCGGAACCCGTGGCGCTGCCCCGTCCGCTGCCCCTGCCGATTCCGGCGCAGGTCTCGGCCATGGGGGGCGACGGCGCGTGA
- a CDS encoding RimK family alpha-L-glutamate ligase, whose translation MKIGLITPDPGHPLLADTTALLAPEHEVEVLDPVTLGDVPLPLAEVYLLKSRTPHALGLARCLERRGAVVLNSASATALCQDRTEMAELARRAGLPFAGTRTHDCLGTWAAGARIDAPVVVKSRRSRRGDLVARVDDTARLRELAREWPNEPVVVQEYAPNSGWDHKLWAIGDQVFSALRRSELSPGGRGPTRPLPLAELPSGWAPLVREVGAVFALDVYGVDVIDTGGGTPLIVDVNAFPGVRGQAGAPEALAELVLRRAAGRV comes from the coding sequence GTGAAGATCGGTCTGATCACCCCGGATCCCGGGCATCCGCTGCTGGCGGACACCACGGCCCTGCTGGCACCGGAACACGAGGTGGAGGTCCTCGACCCGGTCACCCTCGGGGACGTCCCGCTGCCGCTCGCCGAGGTGTACCTGCTGAAGTCGCGGACCCCGCACGCCCTGGGTCTCGCGCGTTGCCTGGAACGGCGCGGAGCGGTCGTGCTGAACTCCGCCTCGGCCACCGCGCTGTGCCAGGACCGTACGGAGATGGCCGAGCTCGCCCGGCGGGCCGGACTGCCCTTCGCCGGGACCCGTACCCACGACTGCCTCGGCACCTGGGCGGCCGGGGCCCGGATCGACGCCCCCGTGGTGGTCAAGAGCCGGCGCAGCCGCCGCGGCGACCTCGTCGCCCGCGTCGACGACACGGCCCGCCTGCGGGAGTTGGCCCGGGAGTGGCCGAACGAGCCGGTCGTGGTGCAGGAGTACGCGCCCAACAGCGGTTGGGACCACAAGCTGTGGGCCATCGGGGACCAGGTGTTCTCGGCCCTGCGCCGGTCGGAGCTCTCCCCCGGGGGCCGTGGCCCCACCCGTCCCCTGCCGCTGGCGGAACTGCCGTCCGGCTGGGCCCCTCTGGTGCGCGAGGTGGGTGCGGTCTTCGCCCTGGACGTCTACGGGGTGGACGTCATCGACACCGGCGGCGGGACGCCGCTGATCGTGGACGTCAACGCCTTCCCCGGTGTCCGGGGCCAGGCCGGTGCCCCGGAGGCGCTCGCGGAGCTGGTCCTGCGCCGGGCCGCGGGGCGGGTGTAG
- a CDS encoding DUF1838 family protein, with translation MTSELTPAELLHAFARTRASLDGAEVTYWWTGDVHAWAPGEPYRRLFGFEGLNVARLVVDEETGGYQLLSREAAFYLDPGTREILETWQDKPVIHVWNDPANQKWRPFPVPLTELDDQVCFSLEIPLAYPSPLPVAQYPAHSADDTYRALELFQFFAPAATLTTDAVSVPATMSWTRMSPWLPWMEQGQRPGGLTYHCRGRKLDSYAQVPERTRAYVAEHHPEFAHAPEKWSEPNETSWTYFRRLFPPR, from the coding sequence ATGACATCAGAGCTGACACCCGCCGAGCTCCTGCACGCGTTCGCCCGCACCCGCGCCTCGCTCGACGGCGCCGAGGTCACCTACTGGTGGACCGGCGACGTCCACGCCTGGGCCCCCGGCGAGCCCTACCGGCGTCTCTTCGGCTTCGAAGGGCTCAACGTCGCCCGCCTGGTGGTGGACGAGGAGACCGGCGGCTACCAGCTCCTGTCCAGGGAGGCCGCGTTCTACCTCGACCCCGGGACCCGGGAGATCCTCGAGACCTGGCAGGACAAGCCCGTGATCCACGTCTGGAACGATCCGGCCAACCAGAAGTGGCGGCCCTTCCCGGTCCCCCTGACGGAACTGGACGACCAGGTCTGCTTCAGCCTGGAGATCCCGCTGGCCTACCCCTCGCCCCTGCCGGTCGCGCAGTACCCGGCCCACTCGGCCGACGACACCTACCGCGCCCTGGAGCTGTTCCAGTTCTTCGCGCCCGCCGCCACCCTGACCACGGACGCCGTGAGCGTCCCCGCCACGATGTCCTGGACCCGGATGTCTCCCTGGCTGCCCTGGATGGAACAGGGGCAGCGCCCCGGCGGCCTCACCTACCACTGCCGCGGCCGCAAGCTGGACTCGTACGCGCAGGTCCCGGAGCGCACCCGCGCGTACGTCGCCGAGCACCACCCCGAATTCGCCCACGCGCCGGAGAAGTGGAGCGAGCCGAACGAGACCAGCTGGACGTACTTCCGCAGGCTCTTCCCGCCGCGGTAG
- a CDS encoding anti-sigma factor family protein, which yields MNRQRHEEELLGPYVLGVLDAVEIRRVEEHTSGCVQCREEVAALREMEAALGEVPDEAFLDGPPQGGDLLLQRTLRQMRGERAGDSRRRAGIAGLAVAASLAAVFWAGTQLGAGDPDPQALPVPPAPTATANPSPPPAGTRTLSGTDQVSGARMTVQMTPAAKWVRVRAAVTGVPQGERCRLVVVSRNGTRTTAGSWVVGGQENGGGKGAALDGSAAVDPADVKAILVENESGRTFVSVPVPA from the coding sequence ATGAACCGGCAGAGGCACGAGGAGGAACTGCTCGGCCCCTACGTACTCGGTGTCCTGGACGCCGTGGAGATCCGCCGGGTCGAGGAACACACGAGCGGATGCGTGCAGTGCCGGGAGGAGGTGGCCGCGTTGCGCGAGATGGAGGCGGCTCTGGGCGAGGTGCCCGACGAGGCGTTCCTCGACGGACCACCGCAGGGCGGTGACCTGCTGCTCCAGCGCACCCTGCGGCAGATGCGCGGGGAGCGGGCCGGTGACTCGCGCCGTCGGGCTGGCATCGCGGGCCTGGCGGTGGCCGCCTCGCTGGCCGCCGTGTTCTGGGCAGGGACACAGCTGGGTGCGGGCGACCCGGATCCGCAGGCACTGCCCGTACCGCCGGCTCCGACGGCCACGGCGAACCCTTCGCCGCCGCCCGCCGGGACCAGGACGCTCTCCGGGACCGATCAGGTCTCGGGCGCGCGGATGACGGTACAGATGACGCCCGCAGCGAAGTGGGTGCGGGTGCGTGCGGCGGTCACCGGAGTGCCGCAGGGTGAGCGGTGCAGGCTCGTCGTGGTCTCCAGGAACGGTACGCGCACCACCGCCGGGAGCTGGGTCGTGGGCGGCCAGGAGAACGGCGGGGGCAAGGGCGCGGCGCTGGACGGTTCGGCGGCCGTGGACCCGGCGGACGTCAAGGCGATCCTCGTCGAGAACGAGTCCGGCCGGACGTTCGTGTCCGTACCCGTCCCGGCCTGA
- a CDS encoding zinc-binding dehydrogenase, with the protein MRAVVFERYGERAEVREVAEPAPPAGGVVVRVEATGLCRSDWHGWMGHDPDIVLPHVPGHELAGVVEAVGTGVVNWRAGDRVTAPFVCACGSCADCAAGDHQVCARQTQPGFTHWGSFAQYVALDHADVNLVAVPEELSYATAAGLGCRFATAFRAVVARGRVAAGEWVSVYGCGGVGLSAVMIAAAAGARVVAVDTAPGALDLARTFGAVHCVDARDGADTVRAVREATGGGAHLSLDALGSPATAAASVAGLRRRGRHVQVGLLPAAAGAAALPMDRVIGWELELLGSHGMAAHAYPPMMEMVRGGVLRPDLLVTSTIPLDAAPAALAAMGTAAGGGVTIILPGADART; encoded by the coding sequence ATGCGAGCGGTGGTCTTCGAGCGGTACGGCGAGCGGGCCGAGGTACGGGAGGTGGCGGAGCCGGCTCCGCCGGCGGGCGGCGTGGTGGTGCGGGTGGAGGCCACCGGGCTGTGCCGCAGCGACTGGCACGGCTGGATGGGGCACGACCCGGACATCGTGCTGCCGCACGTCCCCGGGCACGAACTCGCGGGTGTGGTCGAGGCCGTGGGGACCGGCGTCGTGAACTGGCGGGCCGGCGACCGGGTCACGGCGCCGTTCGTGTGCGCCTGCGGGAGCTGCGCCGACTGCGCGGCCGGTGACCACCAGGTGTGCGCCAGGCAGACGCAGCCCGGTTTCACCCATTGGGGGTCCTTCGCGCAGTACGTGGCCCTGGACCACGCCGACGTGAACCTGGTGGCCGTGCCCGAGGAGCTCTCGTACGCGACGGCGGCCGGTCTCGGCTGCCGCTTCGCGACCGCGTTCCGGGCGGTGGTGGCGCGGGGCCGGGTGGCGGCGGGCGAATGGGTGTCCGTGTACGGCTGCGGTGGGGTGGGGCTCTCCGCGGTGATGATCGCGGCGGCGGCCGGGGCCCGGGTGGTCGCCGTGGACACCGCGCCGGGGGCGCTGGATCTGGCGCGGACGTTCGGCGCCGTGCACTGCGTGGACGCCCGGGACGGCGCCGACACCGTGCGGGCCGTCCGGGAGGCGACCGGCGGGGGCGCGCACCTGTCCCTCGACGCCCTGGGATCCCCGGCCACGGCGGCGGCGTCGGTGGCCGGGCTGCGGCGGCGCGGACGGCACGTGCAGGTGGGACTGCTGCCGGCGGCGGCCGGCGCGGCGGCCCTGCCGATGGACCGGGTGATCGGCTGGGAGTTGGAGCTCCTCGGGAGCCACGGCATGGCGGCGCACGCGTACCCGCCGATGATGGAGATGGTCCGGGGCGGGGTGCTGCGGCCGGACCTGCTGGTCACCTCGACGATCCCGCTCGACGCGGCCCCGGCGGCGCTGGCCGCCATGGGAACGGCGGCCGGGGGCGGAGTCACGATCATCCTGCCGGGAGCGGACGCCCGGACCTGA
- a CDS encoding DUF1996 domain-containing protein, which produces MWNEHRLLTLALCLVLGGGLIAAVLGASRAVGPRAGADGRPAASDYVDIRDVPRVAPPAPLPGAEGSAGSVVVDCGRNEEGHYNEDNLVVSPGLPGGAHHTHAYVGNLSTNALSTEASLDAAATSCAGGDRSTYYWPVLRRPDRPGTREHEDAAGHGNVGEIVPETSVLVEFRGNPVSKVVPMPRFLRGMTGDAVAYTARSEADVRARWGCSGSPDRATTRYPRCPAGERVTRTLVFPSCWNGLDTVGVTHRSHLLFTAANGVCPKDTFPVPELRVSLAYEIPPGLKVALDSFPEQRHSPKTDHAMFVNAMTDRQMAAVVDCINEGRDCRI; this is translated from the coding sequence ATGTGGAACGAACACCGGCTGCTCACTCTCGCCCTCTGCCTGGTCCTGGGCGGCGGGCTGATCGCGGCCGTACTGGGGGCGTCACGTGCGGTCGGTCCGCGCGCCGGGGCGGACGGGCGGCCGGCGGCGTCCGACTACGTGGACATACGTGACGTCCCGCGCGTAGCGCCGCCCGCTCCCCTCCCGGGGGCCGAGGGATCGGCCGGGTCGGTGGTCGTGGATTGCGGCCGCAACGAGGAGGGTCACTACAACGAGGACAACCTGGTGGTCTCGCCGGGTCTGCCGGGCGGCGCGCATCACACGCACGCCTACGTGGGGAACCTCTCCACCAACGCGCTGTCCACGGAGGCCTCGCTGGACGCGGCCGCCACCAGCTGCGCGGGCGGCGACCGGTCCACGTACTACTGGCCCGTCCTGCGCCGCCCCGACCGCCCAGGCACGCGCGAGCACGAGGACGCGGCGGGGCACGGGAACGTCGGCGAGATCGTGCCGGAGACCTCCGTCCTGGTGGAGTTCCGCGGCAACCCCGTGAGCAAGGTGGTGCCGATGCCGCGCTTCCTGCGCGGGATGACCGGTGACGCCGTCGCGTACACGGCCCGCAGCGAGGCCGACGTCCGCGCCCGCTGGGGGTGTTCGGGCTCGCCGGACCGGGCCACCACCCGCTACCCGCGCTGCCCCGCCGGCGAGCGCGTCACCCGCACCCTGGTCTTCCCCAGCTGCTGGAACGGCCTCGACACCGTCGGCGTCACGCACCGTTCGCACCTGTTGTTCACCGCCGCGAACGGCGTCTGCCCGAAGGACACCTTCCCGGTACCGGAACTGCGCGTCTCCCTGGCCTACGAGATCCCTCCGGGACTGAAGGTGGCCCTCGACTCCTTCCCCGAGCAGCGGCACAGCCCGAAGACCGATCACGCCATGTTCGTGAACGCGATGACCGACCGTCAGATGGCCGCGGTCGTCGACTGCATCAACGAGGGCCGCGACTGCCGGATCTGA
- a CDS encoding ATP-binding protein, protein MSDEAIKYDASHIQVLTGLEAVRKRPGMYVGSTGERGLHQLVFEVADRAVDEALSGRAGRVDVTLMADGVVRVADNGPGIPFGAAEDTGGPGLEALLTDLSAGAGPGSRRVVTLSLFGLTPAVTNALSSRLTAEVRREGIRWVQEYACGVAVAPPAATGPATGSGTSITFRPDATLFETTECSFAVLAERFEELAFLNRGLDLSLTDERPPGGPQTARFRFPGGVRDFVASIRARAGTVVQTDVIGFEREDPRMAGTMEVALRWCGSREEQVRSFVNSMATPYGGTHEAGLRDGVAAALDAYARARGLLTAAEPGLGADRVGEGLTAVVSVKLDRPEFVGATRGELDNAPVRACVGEAVREHLGAWLEQNPEQAEAVVTEILRADALD, encoded by the coding sequence ATGAGTGACGAAGCGATCAAGTACGACGCCAGCCACATCCAGGTGCTGACGGGGCTCGAAGCGGTCCGCAAGCGGCCCGGGATGTACGTCGGCTCGACCGGCGAACGCGGCCTGCACCAGCTGGTCTTCGAGGTCGCGGACCGGGCGGTGGACGAAGCCCTGAGCGGCCGCGCCGGCCGCGTCGACGTGACCCTCATGGCCGACGGCGTCGTACGGGTGGCCGACAACGGGCCGGGCATCCCCTTCGGGGCCGCCGAGGACACCGGCGGACCCGGCCTCGAAGCGCTGTTGACCGATCTGTCGGCCGGGGCGGGGCCCGGCAGCCGCCGAGTCGTGACCTTGAGCCTCTTCGGTCTTACGCCCGCCGTAACCAACGCCCTCTCCAGCCGGCTGACGGCCGAGGTGCGGCGCGAGGGCATCCGCTGGGTCCAGGAGTACGCGTGCGGTGTCGCCGTCGCCCCGCCCGCCGCCACGGGTCCGGCGACGGGAAGCGGGACCTCCATCACCTTCCGGCCCGACGCCACCCTCTTCGAGACGACGGAGTGCTCGTTCGCCGTACTGGCGGAGCGCTTCGAGGAACTGGCCTTCCTCAACCGGGGCCTGGACCTCTCACTGACCGACGAACGCCCTCCGGGCGGCCCCCAGACCGCGCGTTTCCGGTTCCCGGGCGGGGTGCGGGACTTCGTCGCATCGATCCGGGCTCGGGCGGGGACGGTCGTGCAGACGGACGTCATCGGCTTCGAGCGGGAGGACCCGCGGATGGCGGGGACGATGGAGGTGGCCCTGCGGTGGTGCGGCTCCCGCGAGGAGCAGGTCCGGAGCTTCGTCAACAGCATGGCGACCCCCTACGGCGGCACCCACGAGGCGGGCCTGCGCGACGGGGTGGCGGCCGCGCTCGACGCGTACGCGCGGGCGCGGGGGCTGCTGACGGCGGCGGAGCCCGGCCTCGGCGCCGACCGCGTCGGCGAGGGCCTGACGGCGGTGGTGTCGGTCAAGCTGGACCGCCCCGAGTTCGTGGGCGCCACCCGCGGGGAGCTGGACAACGCCCCGGTGCGCGCGTGTGTCGGGGAGGCCGTGCGGGAGCACCTCGGTGCCTGGCTGGAGCAGAACCCGGAGCAGGCGGAGGCCGTCGTCACCGAGATCCTCCGGGCCGACGCCCTCGACTGA